GTGATCCGCCCATTCATGCTGACTGGCCTGTTGATCGCCCTTGCCGGCTGTGGCATCGGTTTCGGCGACAAGTTCTACGATTACCAGACCCCGACGCCGCCGGACATGGAGGTGCTGATGCTGTCTCAGTGCCTTGTCGGCTCCTTCTCCAGCGCCGAACAGGCCGCGAAGGATGCCGATTACCACGATATCACGTTGGAGACGGTGCGCGTCTGGCCCACACGCGGAGATGGCGTCTGGTTGTACGTCGAGCAGGCTGCCGCCGAGAGCAAGGACAAGCCGTACCGACAGCGCATCTATCACCTGACGCGCAGGAACGATGTGACCTTCTCCAGCGAGATCTATACGCTGCCCGACGAGGCGGCCATGGTCGGCGCCTGGCGCGATCCCACGCGATTCGACGCCCTGTCCCCCGCGGACCTCGTCGTCAAGGAGGGCTGCGCCGTCGAGCTGGAGCGCGTGAACGCGTGGATGTTCTCCGGGTCCACACGGGAACAGGATTGCCCGAGCGAACTGCAGGGAGCGTCCTACGCCACCAGCGAGGTGACGATCACCCCTTCGTGGATCGAGAGCTGGGATCGCGGCTTCGACGAGGCAGACAACCAGGTCTGGGGAGCCATCAAGGGCGCCTACCGCTTCGTCAAGCAGGGACGCTGATCGCCCACACCCCTCCCCGAACGAATAGGCGCGGGTCCGTGGCCCGCGCCGTCGTCTCTCAACCCGGGTAATTCTCCTGTTCGGACGACATGCACGAGGCGATGAGGAAGGCCAGCGAGCGGGTCGGATCCCTTTCCGGCGCCTCCCCGTCGGTGACCACGCGCAGTTCCGTGTCGGATTCCTCGATCACCAGTCGGCAGGACGATTCGCGCAACAACTCCAGGTAGTCGAGCCTGTCATTC
This genomic stretch from bacterium harbors:
- a CDS encoding chromophore lyase CpcT/CpeT; its protein translation is MKTVIRPFMLTGLLIALAGCGIGFGDKFYDYQTPTPPDMEVLMLSQCLVGSFSSAEQAAKDADYHDITLETVRVWPTRGDGVWLYVEQAAAESKDKPYRQRIYHLTRRNDVTFSSEIYTLPDEAAMVGAWRDPTRFDALSPADLVVKEGCAVELERVNAWMFSGSTREQDCPSELQGASYATSEVTITPSWIESWDRGFDEADNQVWGAIKGAYRFVKQGR